The Clostridiales bacterium FE2011 sequence ATCACTGTTTTCTGAAGGACTGGTGCGGAGGATGCAGGACGGCATATAATACCTGCTCCTACGCGACCTGTTCTCCTGACGGCGTATGCCCAAACACTGCCTGCTGCAGGGAGAAAGGCCTGGACGGATGCTGGGGATGTGAGGAACTGTCCGGCTGCCGGAAGGGATTCTATGCGGAGAAAGATATAAACGCCATAAAAGCCATGGCTTTGTTTATCCGGAAGCATGGCAAAACAGAACTGGCTGCGGTTCTTGACAGGCTGCACCAGCAAAACGATTTCCAAAAGATTCAGGAGGTCCTTGGAGAAAACCTGGAACAGGGTTTGGAAATACTGGAACAAAACAGGAAATGACGCAGGACACAGGGAACGGTTCTCTGTCTCCTTTTGATGAGATTTCTGAGGAACCATTTTGACTTTATTGATTATGGAGAGACTATATGGGAAAAGTATATTTGATATGCGGAAAAATATGCAGTGGTAAATCATACTATGCAAAATCACTTAAAGAGAAATACAATGCGGTCATTCTATCTACAGATGAGGTTACTTATGATTTGATTAATAATGAGCAAGGAGAATTTTATAAAAGAGGGGACCGTTCGCCAAGGAAAAATGGTTTCTGTTTATTGCGATTATAATATTTATGGCTTGCTCAGAGAGGATTATGCGGGCTTGCAAGGTATAAACGGTTAAATAATTCAATTTTGACGTGAGGAAAGAAACGGATATGGAATGGGAAAATCTGGAAAGCCAATATTTAGTTGATAATGAATTCTTAAAAGTCAGACAAGATAAAGTAAAGCTTCCTACCGGAGATATTATCGATGATTTTTTTGTAATAGAAAGAAAAAATGTATCGTTGATAGTGGCAATAGATGAGGAAAAAAGAATAATTATCAAAGATGAGTATAGATATCCAATAGACAAGCACCTTATTGAATTACCTGGTGGTACGTTTGATTTAGGAGAGAAAGATCCATTAGCAGTAGCTAAGAGAGAATTACTGGAAGAAACAGGATATTCTGCAGATGAATGGGAATTGTTGTTTACCAACTATGATTACCCTACTAAAGATGTTAATCAGGTAAATATCTATTTGGCAAAAAATATAAAGCGAGTATCTGAGCAGCAGTTAGATCTGGGTGAGGATATAAAATTCAGCTTTGTTCCTCTAGAGAAGGCAGTTTCTATGTGTATGGATAATACCATCTGTGTAAATGGAACAGTTGCAGCAATCTTAAAAACTGCGAGGATTTATGGTGTATAACATGACAATATTTTGTGATACAAGTTGCCACCAGTTGTGTACAGTAGTCCTGAGCTTTCTACCGTACACAACAGGTAAACAGCAAAATGATATAGTAATATATTTGCTCAGCGTGTGAATAATTATCTGAAAAAGAAAGCTGTGGAAATTTGTAAAGCAGGTGCTAATGTAATATTGGATTGGGGATTCTGGACAAAAGAAAACAGGGCTGATATTTCAGCATACTTAAAATCATATGATATAAGCTATGAATGGCATTATATTGATATCGATGATGATACCTGGAATCGAAATATAGAAGAGCGCAATAAAAGAATCGAAGAAGGAAATGGCGGTTCAGACTTTTATATGGATGAAGGTTTGCTGAATAAGCTGCTTTCAATGTTTGAAACACCTGATAAAGCCGAGATAGATGTATGGTATGAATTGAATCGCTGAATTCCTGTTTTATGGATTAAAATAGCCAAATCGATATTTGGGGAGTAAAACGCATAATGAATCCATATATAAAGAACCTGGAAAAAATCGAATTTGTTGTGACAATGGCGTGCACAGGAAAATGCAGGCACTGCTCGGAAGGCAATCATGACGGCTTTACGGAACATATCGACAAAACGGTCGCTGCAGAAGCCGTACGAAAGATCTGTTCGTCTTACGAGATTTCGACGGTGATGACGTTTGGCGGAGAACCGTTGCTTTATCCCGATACAGTCTGCGCAATCCACAAAACCGCAGCAAGTCTGGGAGTCGCTAAAAGGCAGGTTATCACAAACGGTTTTTTCTCAAAGAATAAAGACAAGATCAAAACTGTTGCGTTGAGTTTAGCTGACAGCGGAGTCAATGCTCTGCTGTTGTCCGTTGACGCGTTTCATCAGGAAACCATTCCTCTCGATACGGTTATGTTTTTTGCCGAATGCGCCGTTGATTCCGGTATTCCGATCAAGCTCCAGCCCGCGTGGTTGGTAAGCCCCGGAGATCAAAATCCCTACAATGAAAAAACAAAAGAAATCATCCAGGCATTCAACCCTCTGCATATCCCGCTGAATCAGGGGAATGTGATCTTTCCGTCAGGGAACGCGCTCAAATATCTTCGGGAATACTTTGATGATAACGCCGCGCCTGTTTCTCCCTATGAGGAAGATCCGAAGAATATCAAAACAATATCCTTCGACGCAAACGGTGATGTCCTGAACGGAAACGTTTATGAAACAGATATTCTTGAAATCATCAGAACATACCGTCCATAAACCATTGCCAGGAACCCTGCAAATTCCTGCTTGCACGAATATATGTTGGAGAGATAACTTAAAAGATTACTGCAAAAGAACCGTTTTCCTATTGAACGGTTCAAACAGAAGATATGATGAACGTAGAATTTATCCCGGCAAAAGCCAGTGATGCGGCAGCCATCAGTACGCTTCGGCAGAGGATTTGGGATACGACGTATCGGGGCATTTATCCGGATGCGGTCATTGATGATTTCGACTATGACTGGCATCAACAGCGCGATCTGAAAAAGATTTCAAATCCATCCTTCACGGTATATCTGATTAAATACGGTGACGCTGATATCGGATATTTCATTTTTCAGCATGCTGGCTCCGGGATATGGCTGCGTTCCCTGTATGTGCTGCGAGAGTATCAACACAAAGGGATTGGAAAACAGGCCTTCGCCATTTTGAAGGATTACTGTCAGGAAAAAGGGATCAACCGTTTTGCCTGCGACTGTAGTCCTCACAATGAGAATGCCATGCAGTTCTATCAGCGAATGGGCGGCGTGGTAACAAAAACCGACACCGGGCACGAAAACAAGCAGGAAGACGGTGTCATATTTGAGTTTAATTTATAGGAGACAGGGGACGTTATTTTTCTTCTTCCCGCCAATAAAACCGGGCCCGCTGCTGTGCGCAGCGGGCCCGAAAGTATTCCAGGCTATTGTCCATTATAACAGAAGTAATCGATCCGGAGGGTTGGTGCAACCCGGACGCGGATCATGAATGCCTCACTGAATGTGTAATAAATATCCTCGTTATCGTTCGAAACGGAGATCTGGCTCACTTTCAGCTTGCTGACCTTCTTAACCAAAGATGAATAGCCGTACCGTTTCAGGAAACGCTTGATTTCTTCTTTCGCCTTGTTCATGAGATCATTGTTCACATCCCCGGCAACAGGATCGTCTATATGCGTCAGCTTCTTTCCGCCGAAATCCTCGGTGTCCATCAGGACAAGCTTTCCATTAGGATCCAGATGAACGGCATACGTACAGTCGTATACACTGGTTTCCTTGGATTTGTAGAAACTCAGCGAGTAATAATCGAACGGGAGCGCACTGCCTCCCTTCGGAGCAAAGGAATGTTCAATATAGTTCAGTCCGTCAGTGCTGTGACCTTCCGCATTCAGAATCTGCCGGGCTTTATTCTCCTTGGGAGTCCAGTCGATTCCCTCCCTCTCATCGTATACCTGGATCTGGGCAGCCGTCATTTCCTTAGGGGAATTTTTTCTTTTATACACCAAATCCAGTACCGACCGGGTTTTCTTTCCGGCCAGGCCGTCTTCGGTCAGGCCGTTTTTGCGCTGGAAGTCCTTAACAGCTTTTTCGGTTTTATTGCCAAATTTACCGTCAGCCTTTCCTTCGAGATAGCCTAGATCAATCAGCTCCTGCTGCATTGCACGAACCTCTTCTCCGCTGCATCCGTTATAGAGGGTCCCCTCGTTGTATGCCGAAGGTTTGGCAGCATTCCCTGTTGCAGCTTTACTGCTGCCGTTCCGTGCCGATTCCAGCAGTGAACGGGTGTCTTTTCCAGCCAGGCCATCGGGTGTCAAACCATTTTTGCGTTGGAATGCTCGAACAGCTTCTTCGGTTTTATCGCCATATTTGCCGTCAGCCTTTCCTTCGAGATAGCCCAGATCAATCAGCGCCTGCTGCATTACCCGGACTTCTTCCCCGCTGCATCCATTATAGAGGGTTGTCCCTTCATAAGCCAGGGCCGGCACAGTCATGGATATACATAAAGAAAGGATCAAAAGGAAACGAAGCATCTTGTTTCTGAACATAAAACTATTGGTCATACTGTCTTCCTCCCGTCAGCCTGTCAGCTGCTGCACCCCCATTGATTTATCCGGATAATGTCTCAAGCATATATATGTGGCTTCCAGCTTGTGAAAACGCCGTGTGTTTTATAGAACAATCCCGTTATTTGCCGTTCTGATTATAACATTATGTTGCAAATTTGTATAGTATTTGTTGCAAAATTTAACATTTCACAATTGATCTATCCCTTTCAGTGTATAGCAGAAGCAAAGGAGGCAGGGAAAATCCATTCTGGCTTTGACATATTCGGCCTTGTATTTCCATGGAAAAAACTTCCCTCGCCTGCTTCAGTTTGACTGGAAACACATGCTTTGGTATGATCGTTTTCAGCGTATACATTACCTTTCGATATTATCGTCTGTGGCAAATCTGAATCTGGCGGAGGAAAATAAAATGAATGATTATAATGAGGATTTCTGGAATGCACTGGATGAGCTGGTGAACACTTCCGAAATTGTCATCGACAGACCAAAAGGATCTGCCCATCCAAGATTCCCGGATTTCATATATCGGGTTGACTATGGTTATCTGAAAAACACTTCCTCTATGGACGGAGCAGGAATTGACGTATGGGTCGGCAGCGGCAAGAAAACAGTCGATGCCGTCATGTGCATTGTCGATTTGATGAAGCGGGACTCTGAGATCAAGATACTGATTGGCTGTACAGAAGAGGAAAAGATGGAAGTATATAAAACGCATAATGAAACGCAGTATATGAAAGGCGTTTTGATACGTCGATAAATTCCTGTTTGTCGGATCATATGTTGGAGGAACAACTTAAAAGAGTATGATGATTGAAACTAAGCATCTGATATTACGAAACTGGCAGGAAAGTGATGCCCCGGCGCTATATCAATTATGCCGGGATGAAACACTTCGCAAAAGCGGTGTGGCATTTCTCGAATCCATTCAGGATGCCGAGGAAGCTATACAATTCTGGGCTAAGGGCGATCAATTCAAGGCGATTATTCACCGCGAAAGCACTGAATTGATCGGTTTCATCAGTCTGGGAGACATGAACCGGTACGAGGGCTATGTGGAGTTGGAATACGCAATCGCGGCAGATTATCGTAACAGAGGATTTGCCACAGAAGCAGTAAAGCGCATGGTCGATTATGGATTTTCTGAACTGGGCCTGGCGGTGATTGCGGCCTGGGTCCGTTCCCATAATGCTGAAAGTACCCGGGTATTGGAGAAATGTGCCTTCACATTAGAGGGCAGGCTTCGAAAGCACGCAAGAGATCAGAGCGATACGTTGTGTTATTCTATATTGAGGGAAGAATGGGAGAGTATGACCATTTCTGGCGTGTAATGGAACATTAACTTTTGATTTTCTTAACTATGAGAGGCATAATGATTTGGAAATAAAGCTTATTGACAGTAATAACTTCACCCGGGACTCGCTGAAAGACTTTCGGCGGTATCAGGAAGTAAAAAATGTGTATCGCCTGCAGAACGGGAAGCTGACACTGGTTTACAATCCCTTCACTGAGGATTGGGATGCCGCGCGTCTTATCGAAAAAGCTGAAGAGATTCTCAGCGGGCGGTACGTGACATATTGCGCTTATGAAGGAAATCACGTAATTGGCGAAATCATGCTGATTCCCAGGCTGAACAAAGGCCGGCTTATTATTGACAGCTTCCATGTTTCCAGGGATTACCGCCATCGTGGAATCGGCAGAGCCTTGTTTGAAGCCGCCAGACAGGAAGCCCTGAAGATGGGAGCTCATGCTTTGTATGCATCCTGCTGCTCTTCTGAAGAAACAATAAACTTCTACACCGCCATGGGGTTCCGCCTCAGTTCTGACCCTATTCCTTCCCTTGCTGAGGCAGAGCCTTATGATCTGCAGATGGAATGTATGATTGTCCGGGAAATGCAATAAACTGACGTGATTCCAGCCTGCCGGGAAGATGATAAGGCGGAAAAACAAAAAATATCTTTGAATATTACGTGTTATGGAGGAA is a genomic window containing:
- a CDS encoding GNAT family N-acetyltransferase, whose translation is METKHLILRNWQESDAPALYQLCRDETLRKSGVAFLESIQDAEEAIQFWAKGDQFKAIIHRESTELIGFISLGDMNRYEGYVELEYAIAADYRNRGFATEAVKRMVDYGFSELGLAVIAAWVRSHNAESTRVLEKCAFTLEGRLRKHARDQSDTLCYSILREEWESMTISGV
- a CDS encoding GNAT family N-acetyltransferase, yielding MYRLQNGKLTLVYNPFTEDWDAARLIEKAEEILSGRYVTYCAYEGNHVIGEIMLIPRLNKGRLIIDSFHVSRDYRHRGIGRALFEAARQEALKMGAHALYASCCSSEETINFYTAMGFRLSSDPIPSLAEAEPYDLQMECMIVREMQ
- a CDS encoding GNAT family N-acetyltransferase, with product MMNVEFIPAKASDAAAISTLRQRIWDTTYRGIYPDAVIDDFDYDWHQQRDLKKISNPSFTVYLIKYGDADIGYFIFQHAGSGIWLRSLYVLREYQHKGIGKQAFAILKDYCQEKGINRFACDCSPHNENAMQFYQRMGGVVTKTDTGHENKQEDGVIFEFNL
- a CDS encoding inorganic pyrophosphatase; translated protein: MNDYNEDFWNALDELVNTSEIVIDRPKGSAHPRFPDFIYRVDYGYLKNTSSMDGAGIDVWVGSGKKTVDAVMCIVDLMKRDSEIKILIGCTEEEKMEVYKTHNETQYMKGVLIRR
- a CDS encoding peptidoglycan-binding protein, whose translation is MFRNKMLRFLLILSLCISMTVPALAYEGTTLYNGCSGEEVRVMQQALIDLGYLEGKADGKYGDKTEEAVRAFQRKNGLTPDGLAGKDTRSLLESARNGSSKAATGNAAKPSAYNEGTLYNGCSGEEVRAMQQELIDLGYLEGKADGKFGNKTEKAVKDFQRKNGLTEDGLAGKKTRSVLDLVYKRKNSPKEMTAAQIQVYDEREGIDWTPKENKARQILNAEGHSTDGLNYIEHSFAPKGGSALPFDYYSLSFYKSKETSVYDCTYAVHLDPNGKLVLMDTEDFGGKKLTHIDDPVAGDVNNDLMNKAKEEIKRFLKRYGYSSLVKKVSKLKVSQISVSNDNEDIYYTFSEAFMIRVRVAPTLRIDYFCYNGQ
- a CDS encoding AAA family ATPase, producing the protein MNNYLKKKAVEICKAGANVILDWGFWTKENRADISAYLKSYDISYEWHYIDIDDDTWNRNIEERNKRIEEGNGGSDFYMDEGLLNKLLSMFETPDKAEIDVWYELNR
- a CDS encoding NUDIX hydrolase, whose translation is MEWENLESQYLVDNEFLKVRQDKVKLPTGDIIDDFFVIERKNVSLIVAIDEEKRIIIKDEYRYPIDKHLIELPGGTFDLGEKDPLAVAKRELLEETGYSADEWELLFTNYDYPTKDVNQVNIYLAKNIKRVSEQQLDLGEDIKFSFVPLEKAVSMCMDNTICVNGTVAAILKTARIYGV
- a CDS encoding radical SAM protein: MACTGKCRHCSEGNHDGFTEHIDKTVAAEAVRKICSSYEISTVMTFGGEPLLYPDTVCAIHKTAASLGVAKRQVITNGFFSKNKDKIKTVALSLADSGVNALLLSVDAFHQETIPLDTVMFFAECAVDSGIPIKLQPAWLVSPGDQNPYNEKTKEIIQAFNPLHIPLNQGNVIFPSGNALKYLREYFDDNAAPVSPYEEDPKNIKTISFDANGDVLNGNVYETDILEIIRTYRP